The proteins below are encoded in one region of Chitinophagales bacterium:
- a CDS encoding ATP-binding protein has product MFTENEKQTIAQQLLKEAENSHFSPSRYATSVGLKAADLSNIKNRNYEKQPFLIGDAKWIKIARIVGFSRRNEMDWKVARTQTFKYLVSQFMVTQRDSLSSMLVDDAGIGKSMAAKWFVKNNKYAFRIDCSDHNNKSSLIRAIAQTVGVGSDGKLNDLLSDSIYALQQMELPILIFDEAGDLEDKAYLILKRLYNALEGSCGFYLIGADGMKRKIKSGVATGRLGFVEVFSRFRRNFKKVTPDLLDEKVTFYKQQAIDIATANGLNNEEAQAIAKMLTRNGKLNDMRFVEDAIKGFLKRKKNSNGN; this is encoded by the coding sequence ATGTTCACAGAAAACGAAAAACAAACAATAGCGCAACAACTTTTAAAAGAAGCAGAAAATAGCCACTTCTCGCCATCTCGCTACGCTACTTCGGTAGGGTTAAAAGCTGCCGATTTAAGCAATATTAAAAACAGAAATTACGAGAAACAGCCGTTTTTAATTGGCGATGCCAAATGGATTAAAATAGCTCGCATAGTTGGCTTTAGTAGGCGCAACGAAATGGACTGGAAGGTTGCTCGAACACAAACGTTTAAATACCTGGTAAGCCAGTTCATGGTAACGCAGCGAGATAGCTTATCTTCTATGCTGGTAGATGATGCCGGAATAGGAAAGAGCATGGCAGCAAAGTGGTTTGTAAAAAACAACAAATATGCCTTCCGTATTGATTGCAGCGACCACAACAACAAATCTTCTTTAATCCGCGCAATAGCTCAAACCGTTGGCGTTGGCAGCGATGGAAAACTAAATGACCTGCTAAGCGATTCTATTTACGCACTCCAACAAATGGAACTGCCGATTTTAATCTTTGATGAAGCCGGAGATTTAGAAGATAAAGCATACCTTATTTTAAAACGTCTGTACAACGCATTGGAAGGCTCTTGTGGCTTTTATCTAATAGGTGCAGATGGAATGAAAAGAAAAATAAAATCGGGCGTAGCAACCGGAAGGTTAGGATTTGTGGAAGTGTTTAGCCGCTTCCGCAGAAACTTTAAAAAAGTAACGCCCGATTTACTTGACGAAAAGGTAACTTTCTACAAACAGCAAGCAATAGATATAGCTACGGCAAACGGGCTAAACAACGAAGAGGCGCAAGCCATTGCAAAGATGCTTACACGCAATGGGAAATTAAACGATATGCGATTTGTTGAAGATGCTATAAAAGGATTTTTAAAACGCAAAAAAAACAGCAATGGAAACTAA
- a CDS encoding transposase, producing MRRVVVYDAKNDRTIELITNNFEWSANTVSQLYKRRWNIELFFKALKQNLQVKTFTGTATMP from the coding sequence ATGAGGCGAGTGGTGGTGTATGATGCCAAAAACGACCGAACTATCGAACTCATCACCAATAATTTTGAATGGAGCGCCAACACCGTCAGCCAACTCTATAAACGCAGATGGAACATTGAGTTGTTCTTCAAAGCACTCAAACAAAACTTGCAGGTAAAAACCTTTACAGGCACAGCCACAATGCCGTAA
- a CDS encoding VWA domain-containing protein: MDLDEYIFERIAKYFKRREKEKHRAEVQRVVLEDIRPRLLIIARAFSGIPIEIFPAEREGGYKNNNFFLPVSMALFPTYNENLSFYFYRIIYLSVQQALQLNWQKNTIEIAAQSQSKAQETAPLVLHTLKEKYPIAFELHEALKQQLCNLHSNPKATPDYTWLYGKWMLNEPITTPPKELQNIGDKIKAALQQKPPTTIKAKAVEAIQSIAVDKKQQEDYVLTHNFEKVETAEEFDGVWRNFDGDDELEKHQDALDELNMKLTVRVDDTTHSVYQAEFIENTSIAESSEQPNNSFSIAYPEWDYAHRQYRQHFCKVFPQHQANTNSQYYKHTINTHQSVLNGLRKALTATNNKLAQQRRQPHGNEFDLDALTDLFTDVHSKKTPSDKIYLSNRKKEKDISILLMLDSSLSSDGYVAGNRVIDIEKQVAILFGEILHEFQIDFSVASFFSKTRNYLCYNTLKNFNEPWNTAKYKIGAAEPQGYTRIGGALRHARAQLQARATRNKWLILLSDGKPNDYDKYEGKYGISDVKQALRELNEQHINSYALAIEAQARYYLPQMFGQNHYQILSSPTELLAALALLFQKIKHS, encoded by the coding sequence ATGGATTTAGACGAATATATTTTTGAGCGAATAGCCAAATACTTTAAACGTAGAGAAAAAGAAAAACACCGTGCCGAAGTACAGCGCGTAGTGTTAGAAGATATTCGTCCGCGCCTGCTCATTATTGCTAGAGCATTCTCCGGCATACCAATTGAAATATTTCCGGCCGAGCGCGAAGGAGGATACAAAAACAACAACTTCTTTCTACCCGTATCCATGGCGCTTTTTCCTACCTACAACGAAAACTTATCGTTTTACTTTTACCGAATTATTTACTTATCGGTACAGCAAGCGCTACAACTAAATTGGCAAAAAAATACAATCGAAATAGCTGCACAATCGCAAAGCAAAGCACAAGAAACAGCTCCGCTTGTATTGCATACATTAAAAGAAAAATACCCCATTGCATTTGAACTGCATGAAGCGTTGAAACAACAACTTTGTAACCTACACAGCAACCCTAAAGCAACTCCCGATTACACTTGGCTATATGGCAAATGGATGCTAAATGAACCTATAACTACACCACCAAAAGAGTTACAAAACATTGGAGATAAAATAAAAGCAGCCTTACAGCAAAAGCCACCTACTACCATTAAAGCAAAAGCAGTAGAAGCAATACAAAGTATAGCGGTAGATAAAAAACAACAAGAAGACTATGTTCTTACACATAATTTCGAAAAGGTAGAAACCGCAGAAGAATTCGATGGTGTATGGAGAAACTTTGATGGCGATGATGAGCTAGAAAAACACCAAGATGCCTTAGATGAACTCAACATGAAACTTACGGTTAGGGTAGATGATACCACTCACTCCGTTTACCAGGCAGAGTTTATAGAAAACACCTCCATTGCCGAAAGCAGCGAACAACCCAACAACAGCTTCTCCATTGCTTATCCCGAATGGGACTACGCACATCGCCAGTATCGCCAGCACTTTTGTAAAGTGTTTCCCCAACACCAAGCAAATACCAATAGCCAATACTATAAGCACACCATCAATACTCACCAATCAGTACTCAACGGCTTACGCAAGGCGCTAACTGCCACTAATAACAAATTAGCTCAACAACGCAGACAACCACACGGCAATGAATTTGATTTAGATGCCCTTACCGATTTATTTACTGATGTACACAGCAAAAAAACACCCTCCGATAAAATATATCTATCCAATAGAAAAAAAGAAAAAGACATATCCATTCTGCTTATGCTCGATAGCAGCCTCTCCAGCGATGGCTATGTGGCAGGAAACAGAGTAATAGATATTGAAAAACAAGTTGCCATCCTCTTTGGCGAAATACTACATGAGTTTCAGATAGATTTTTCCGTAGCCTCTTTCTTCTCTAAAACAAGAAATTATCTGTGCTACAACACACTCAAAAATTTCAACGAGCCTTGGAATACAGCCAAATACAAAATAGGAGCCGCAGAGCCGCAAGGCTACACTAGAATTGGCGGAGCACTACGCCATGCCAGAGCACAACTCCAAGCACGGGCAACACGTAATAAATGGCTTATCCTTTTAAGCGATGGCAAACCCAACGATTACGATAAATACGAAGGCAAATACGGCATAAGCGATGTAAAGCAAGCACTACGTGAGCTCAACGAACAACATATCAACTCCTATGCACTTGCAATAGAAGCACAAGCCCGCTACTACCTCCCACAAATGTTTGGGCAAAATCATTACCAAATACTCTCCTCGCCTACCGAATTGCTAGCTGCACTGGCACTTTTATTCCAAAAAATTAAGCACAGTTAA
- a CDS encoding CbbQ/NirQ/NorQ/GpvN family protein, with amino-acid sequence MEAVIEMIESKTNIPYYKPTGKEIEVFEKAVANKLPLLLKGPTGSGKSRFVEHMAHTIAQPLITVSCHEETSATDLIGRFIIKGAESIWIDGPLTTAVKKGYILYLDEVAEARPDVIVAIHSLTDHRRELYIDKLGKTIKAHENFMLIASFNPGYQKGFKELKPSTRQRFIALGFNYPVPPIETEILVNETNIDEDTAKKIVAIGNKIRHLKEMGLTETASTRLLVDAAKLIKSGLPKRLSVRVAIIEPLSDDEEVIQALADTCNLLI; translated from the coding sequence ATGGAAGCAGTAATTGAAATGATAGAAAGCAAAACAAACATTCCGTACTACAAACCCACCGGAAAAGAAATTGAAGTATTTGAAAAAGCAGTAGCCAATAAGTTGCCTTTATTGCTAAAAGGCCCAACAGGAAGTGGAAAATCCAGATTTGTAGAACACATGGCACACACCATTGCGCAGCCACTCATTACTGTAAGTTGCCACGAAGAAACCTCTGCCACCGACCTTATTGGCAGGTTTATCATTAAAGGTGCAGAAAGCATTTGGATAGACGGACCACTCACTACAGCCGTAAAAAAAGGATACATACTGTATTTAGATGAAGTTGCAGAAGCCCGCCCCGATGTAATTGTAGCCATACACTCCCTTACCGACCACAGACGCGAATTATACATTGATAAACTCGGAAAAACTATAAAGGCACATGAAAATTTTATGCTTATAGCATCCTTTAATCCGGGCTATCAAAAAGGCTTCAAGGAACTAAAACCATCTACCCGCCAGCGTTTTATAGCATTAGGTTTTAACTATCCTGTGCCCCCCATAGAAACAGAAATACTTGTAAACGAAACCAACATAGATGAAGATACTGCTAAGAAAATTGTAGCCATTGGCAATAAAATTCGCCACCTAAAAGAAATGGGTCTTACAGAAACTGCTTCCACACGCCTTTTAGTAGATGCCGCCAAACTCATAAAAAGTGGATTGCCTAAAAGACTATCGGTGCGCGTAGCTATCATAGAACCACTTTCAGACGATGAAGAAGTAATTCAAGCATTGGCTGATACCTGTAATCTACTCATTTAG
- a CDS encoding cytochrome c codes for MLSKGQARAFFLGGTAVTFAVFLGLSWDSLSTEVPKQTHEQNLTSQVINGKHLWENNNCMGCHTIMGEGAYYAPELTKVVERRGENYIKAALMSKTPWSPRGRKMVAYGFSEQEANDLVAFFTWVGNADLNGFPAKPKYKTSHNN; via the coding sequence ATGTTATCTAAAGGACAAGCGCGAGCATTTTTCTTGGGAGGTACTGCAGTAACCTTTGCAGTTTTCTTAGGATTATCGTGGGACTCGCTCAGCACCGAAGTGCCAAAACAAACACACGAACAAAACCTTACATCGCAGGTCATAAATGGAAAGCATTTATGGGAGAACAATAACTGCATGGGTTGCCACACCATTATGGGCGAAGGAGCATACTATGCACCCGAACTTACAAAAGTAGTAGAGCGCAGAGGCGAAAACTATATTAAAGCAGCGCTCATGTCGAAAACACCATGGTCGCCACGCGGTAGAAAAATGGTAGCATATGGTTTTTCTGAACAAGAAGCCAACGATTTGGTTGCATTCTTTACCTGGGTTGGCAATGCAGATTTAAACGGATTCCCTGCAAAACCAAAATACAAAACAAGTCATAACAATTAA
- a CDS encoding tryptophanase: MSDKKQRTLCEPFKIKMVEPLRVTTEAYRKTALEAAGYNPFLLHSDDVFIDLLTDSGTGAMSDRQWAGIMTGDESYAGARSWEHLEHTVKALSGMPHVLPTHQGRAAERILYGILGGKNKVFISNTHFDTTRANIEFTGATAIDVMPDEANNPELYLPFKGNIDIEKTEKLIQQYGKENIAAIVITVTNNSSGGQPVSMANVKALRLLCDKYQLLLVIDGCRIAENSYFIKQREEGYAEKSYYAIAQEMLALGDAFVMSSKKDGLVNIGGLLTLKDDALATKCKNLLIISEGFTTYGGLAGRDMEALAIGLKEVFDPDYLHYRIKSTTYLGNHLKEKGIPVVWPIGGHAVYIDAKKLYPNIPVEEYPGQALVCDLYTQGGIRCVEVGSVMFGKYDSNKKLIPAQNELVRLAIPRRVYTQSHIDYVLDVFDDILELREQKQGYKIVYEPPFLRHFTAKFQKVA, from the coding sequence ATGAGCGATAAAAAACAAAGAACACTCTGCGAACCATTTAAAATAAAAATGGTTGAACCTTTGCGTGTTACTACAGAAGCCTATAGAAAAACAGCATTGGAAGCAGCCGGCTACAATCCATTTTTATTGCACTCCGATGATGTATTTATAGACCTGCTTACCGATAGTGGCACAGGCGCCATGAGCGATCGCCAATGGGCTGGAATTATGACCGGAGACGAAAGTTACGCAGGAGCTCGCAGTTGGGAGCATTTAGAGCATACCGTAAAAGCATTAAGCGGTATGCCACACGTATTGCCTACACACCAAGGCAGAGCCGCAGAAAGAATTTTATACGGCATACTCGGTGGCAAAAACAAGGTATTCATTAGCAACACACATTTCGATACTACTCGCGCCAACATTGAATTTACCGGAGCCACAGCCATAGATGTAATGCCCGATGAAGCCAACAACCCAGAGCTATATCTCCCATTCAAAGGGAATATTGATATAGAGAAAACCGAAAAATTGATTCAACAATATGGCAAAGAAAATATTGCCGCTATTGTAATTACCGTTACCAATAATTCATCGGGCGGCCAACCTGTAAGCATGGCAAACGTAAAAGCACTGCGCCTTCTTTGCGATAAATACCAATTGCTATTGGTAATAGACGGCTGCCGCATTGCCGAAAACAGCTACTTTATTAAACAACGAGAAGAAGGCTACGCAGAAAAATCTTACTACGCCATTGCACAAGAAATGCTGGCGCTGGGCGATGCCTTTGTAATGAGTTCTAAAAAAGACGGACTCGTAAACATAGGTGGGCTACTCACGCTCAAAGATGATGCCCTTGCCACCAAATGCAAAAACCTTCTAATTATATCTGAAGGATTTACCACCTATGGCGGACTTGCCGGCAGAGATATGGAAGCACTTGCCATTGGATTGAAAGAAGTATTCGACCCGGATTACTTACACTACAGAATAAAAAGCACTACCTACTTAGGCAATCACTTAAAAGAAAAAGGTATTCCCGTAGTATGGCCAATTGGCGGACATGCAGTATATATAGATGCAAAAAAACTATATCCCAATATTCCTGTTGAAGAATATCCGGGGCAAGCACTCGTTTGCGATTTATACACCCAAGGCGGCATACGCTGTGTAGAAGTTGGAAGTGTAATGTTTGGCAAATACGATAGCAATAAAAAATTGATTCCTGCCCAAAACGAATTAGTGCGATTGGCAATTCCAAGAAGGGTATATACACAAAGTCATATTGATTACGTACTCGATGTTTTTGATGATATTCTTGAATTACGTGAACAAAAACAGGGCTACAAAATTGTTTATGAACCTCCCTTCTTACGACACTTTACAGCTAAATTTCAAAAAGTAGCATAA
- a CDS encoding Rrf2 family transcriptional regulator: MLSKASQYAIKSLIFIGSQPNRVTLKDVSKAIDSPPAFTSKILQRLVAAQIVDSIKGIGGGFEINPKKLKTIKLVTIMKAIESCDISTSCFLGFPKCSDQNPCPVHHLYKPIKEKLNTELLNVSLKDIMDDPKAILFQ; encoded by the coding sequence ATGCTTTCAAAAGCTTCGCAATACGCAATTAAGTCGCTTATTTTTATTGGCAGCCAGCCAAACCGCGTTACATTAAAAGATGTTTCAAAAGCTATTGATTCTCCTCCAGCTTTTACTTCTAAAATATTGCAGCGCTTGGTGGCAGCACAAATTGTTGATTCTATTAAAGGTATTGGCGGTGGTTTTGAAATTAACCCCAAAAAGCTAAAAACAATTAAGCTCGTTACTATTATGAAAGCAATTGAAAGCTGCGATATTTCTACTAGTTGCTTCCTGGGCTTTCCAAAATGCAGCGACCAAAACCCATGCCCCGTTCACCATTTGTATAAACCAATAAAAGAAAAATTAAACACTGAATTGCTCAATGTTTCACTTAAAGATATTATGGATGATCCTAAGGCCATTCTGTTTCAATAG
- a CDS encoding VWA domain-containing protein: protein MRIYLLLIFSCCLLVNAQNIPKYAPKVHRVLFLLDASGSMKEKWHTETRFETAKKLLVKLIDSVEQKNPNVEFAVRVFGHQFPREQRNCTDSKLLVPFAKNNSEKIHRMLQSISPKGMTPIAYSITQSATDFPEDERALNSIILITDGEENCNLNPCDAAKQLALKRIALKPFIVGLNFSQPAAEKFNCVGTVFNPKDENSFSNTVGIIIKQTLHTTTTQVNLIDQNGNASITNIPFSLLDAASGKVLYNFVHHTDSKGNSDTLFLNPVGLYDIIVYTTPAVRKNNIELTVGKHNIIAVDAPLGNVTFSGAAANDAAVVVRNNSSIISQQNIGETKQYLLGKYSSEATTLPPTFWHEIIPAPNTKNEIAITGFATLSLSAIEAYTVSLIAEESNNSKRIIEQFELKDNKQFKLQPGNYLLIYKPATSQKTESTKSIKIQLEENKYQSIMLR from the coding sequence ATGCGCATTTATTTATTGCTAATATTTTCTTGTTGCTTGTTGGTAAATGCGCAAAACATTCCAAAGTATGCACCCAAAGTGCATAGGGTTCTTTTTCTATTAGACGCTTCGGGTAGCATGAAAGAAAAATGGCATACCGAAACTCGTTTTGAAACTGCCAAAAAACTATTGGTGAAGCTTATTGATTCTGTAGAACAAAAAAATCCGAATGTGGAGTTTGCCGTTAGGGTATTTGGTCATCAATTTCCGCGCGAGCAGCGAAACTGCACCGACTCCAAACTCTTAGTACCTTTTGCAAAAAACAATTCAGAGAAAATACATCGGATGCTTCAAAGCATTTCGCCTAAAGGAATGACACCCATTGCTTATTCCATTACACAATCGGCTACCGATTTTCCTGAAGATGAGCGCGCTCTTAACTCTATTATTTTAATTACCGATGGCGAAGAAAACTGCAACCTAAATCCATGCGATGCTGCTAAACAATTAGCACTAAAACGGATTGCGCTAAAACCATTTATAGTAGGCTTAAACTTTTCGCAGCCGGCCGCTGAAAAATTTAATTGTGTGGGCACTGTTTTTAATCCAAAAGACGAGAATTCTTTCAGCAATACCGTAGGTATTATTATTAAACAAACGCTCCACACCACTACCACTCAAGTAAATTTAATAGACCAAAATGGCAATGCCTCCATCACCAATATTCCATTTTCGCTCTTAGATGCTGCCAGTGGTAAAGTGCTCTATAATTTTGTTCACCATACCGATAGCAAAGGCAATTCAGACACGCTGTTTTTAAACCCCGTTGGCTTATACGATATTATTGTTTACACCACTCCGGCAGTGCGTAAAAACAATATTGAACTCACCGTAGGCAAGCACAACATTATTGCTGTAGATGCACCTTTAGGCAATGTAACTTTTTCGGGAGCAGCTGCCAACGATGCCGCTGTTGTGGTTCGAAATAATAGCAGCATAATCTCGCAACAAAACATAGGCGAAACCAAGCAATACCTCTTAGGAAAATATAGCTCCGAAGCCACTACCCTGCCACCAACGTTTTGGCACGAAATTATACCAGCACCCAATACCAAAAATGAAATTGCTATTACAGGATTTGCCACACTATCGCTTAGTGCCATAGAAGCATACACCGTAAGTTTAATTGCAGAAGAAAGTAATAATTCAAAAAGGATAATTGAACAGTTTGAGTTAAAAGACAATAAGCAATTTAAACTGCAACCGGGCAACTACCTGCTTATCTATAAACCTGCAACATCGCAAAAAACCGAGAGCACAAAGTCTATTAAAATTCAGTTAGAAGAAAACAAATATCAATCTATAATGCTGCGTTAA
- a CDS encoding cbb3-type cytochrome c oxidase subunit I, with protein MRYKSQKVAYWFFALCMLLFSLQLVYGFIMGFAHMGYDNLHSFIPFNTARAVHTNLLVVWLLAGFMGAAYYIIPEEAENELVSVKLAYAQLVSLAIVGVIAIVGYHFNYWEGRKFLEIPRPLDYLVVVNVLTFLGIILLTLFKGKKRTTTSLVLSMGLVFAALLYLPGMIWFDNQTMDSFFRWWVVHLWVEGVWELILGGILAFLLIKITGVDREVIEKWLYVIVGLTFISGILGTGHHYYYIGAPKYWLMIGGIFSALEPLAFLAMALFAIAMYRKGEKKHPNKIALSWTLGTAIVSFVGAGLLGLAHTLPSVNMYTHGTLVTAMHGHLAFWGAYGMIVLAIISYTMPNMTGRKRYDNANGQWAFWLSNIGMIGMTSAFAAAGIAQVYMERIMGLDFGEVQREIQVHFLVLVLCATLFATGVGFFIYEFAKYGLPTDEALEPQH; from the coding sequence ATGAGGTACAAATCACAAAAAGTAGCATACTGGTTCTTTGCGCTATGCATGCTTCTATTCTCGCTGCAATTGGTATATGGTTTCATCATGGGCTTTGCACACATGGGCTACGATAACCTACATAGTTTCATTCCATTTAATACGGCACGTGCCGTGCACACCAATCTATTAGTAGTTTGGCTGCTGGCAGGTTTTATGGGAGCCGCATACTATATAATTCCTGAAGAAGCCGAAAATGAACTGGTGAGTGTAAAACTTGCATATGCACAACTTGTATCGCTGGCAATAGTTGGCGTAATTGCCATTGTTGGCTATCACTTCAACTACTGGGAAGGCAGAAAATTCCTTGAAATTCCACGTCCATTAGACTACCTTGTAGTAGTAAATGTTTTAACCTTTCTAGGTATAATTCTGCTTACGTTATTTAAAGGAAAAAAACGCACTACCACCTCATTAGTATTGAGTATGGGATTGGTGTTTGCAGCACTGCTTTACCTCCCGGGAATGATATGGTTCGACAATCAAACCATGGATTCGTTTTTCCGCTGGTGGGTAGTACATCTTTGGGTAGAAGGAGTTTGGGAACTTATACTGGGCGGTATTCTAGCATTCTTACTCATTAAAATTACAGGTGTAGATAGAGAAGTAATTGAAAAATGGCTTTATGTAATTGTAGGGCTAACATTTATATCCGGCATTTTAGGCACAGGGCACCACTACTACTACATTGGTGCACCAAAATACTGGCTAATGATAGGCGGCATTTTTTCAGCACTAGAGCCTTTGGCATTCTTAGCTATGGCACTTTTTGCAATAGCCATGTACCGAAAAGGAGAGAAAAAACACCCCAATAAAATTGCACTAAGCTGGACACTCGGCACCGCAATAGTATCATTTGTTGGCGCAGGATTATTAGGCTTAGCCCACACCTTGCCATCCGTAAACATGTACACCCACGGCACATTGGTAACTGCCATGCACGGACACTTAGCATTTTGGGGTGCTTACGGCATGATAGTACTCGCAATAATAAGCTATACCATGCCCAATATGACCGGAAGAAAACGTTATGACAATGCCAACGGACAATGGGCATTTTGGCTCTCCAACATTGGCATGATTGGCATGACCTCCGCCTTTGCAGCAGCAGGTATAGCACAGGTGTATATGGAAAGAATAATGGGGCTTGATTTTGGAGAAGTACAACGCGAAATTCAAGTTCACTTTTTAGTACTGGTACTTTGTGCCACACTCTTTGCTACCGGAGTAGGTTTCTTTATCTACGAATTTGCAAAATACGGATTGCCAACAGATGAAGCCTTAGAGCCTCAACACTAA
- a CDS encoding M28 family peptidase, producing the protein MIGFISEIIQRFGPRLAGSTAEANAQLFVKQEIEQFLPQATLQTFKAPLTAKFRKMKIYAVLYWVSTALFFWNPLAAFVLAIGNAFITVNDLMRNGTLLDFLFPKLQSSNVTAVVEPQQRARQTIVFAGHIDSTEECQWWYWLKQLGGYLTFVCGILIILFAVFTTVEALFLIAFGKHVLRELNWFFLVLAPVQLVYFTFHSKRVVEGAADNLSGIAISYDLLKFFHNNPLQHTRIRFISFGSEEKGLRGSKAYVAANLAELKAENSKLVNIDTIRVAQDVTIVHKETMIGVAHDAGLVQEVKTAFDKLQLPCGIHPLPMGGTDAVPFSAQGIPAISIIGLNTKKLDPTYHTRLDTVAMLEPQALENVKQALIAYVQSSDARLPNQ; encoded by the coding sequence ATGATTGGCTTTATCTCTGAAATTATTCAACGCTTTGGTCCGCGATTGGCAGGCAGCACAGCCGAAGCCAATGCGCAGCTTTTTGTAAAGCAGGAAATAGAGCAGTTTTTACCGCAAGCTACATTGCAAACTTTTAAAGCGCCACTTACAGCCAAGTTCCGCAAAATGAAAATTTATGCTGTGCTATATTGGGTTAGCACGGCTCTGTTTTTCTGGAATCCACTAGCAGCTTTTGTGTTGGCTATTGGCAATGCATTTATTACCGTAAACGATTTAATGCGCAACGGTACTTTACTCGATTTTTTGTTTCCCAAATTGCAATCGAGCAATGTAACCGCAGTAGTAGAGCCACAACAGCGCGCACGCCAAACTATTGTATTTGCCGGTCATATAGATTCTACAGAAGAATGCCAGTGGTGGTATTGGCTAAAGCAACTAGGCGGCTACCTTACCTTTGTTTGCGGCATACTAATTATACTTTTTGCGGTGTTTACCACTGTAGAAGCCTTGTTTTTAATAGCCTTCGGCAAACATGTTTTACGAGAGCTAAACTGGTTCTTCTTGGTGCTGGCTCCGGTTCAATTAGTGTATTTCACTTTTCACTCAAAACGTGTGGTAGAAGGTGCTGCCGATAACTTGAGCGGTATTGCCATTTCGTATGATTTGTTGAAATTTTTCCACAACAATCCATTGCAGCACACACGCATCAGGTTCATTAGTTTTGGTTCTGAAGAAAAAGGACTGAGAGGCTCTAAAGCTTATGTTGCCGCTAATCTTGCTGAGCTAAAAGCAGAAAACAGCAAACTCGTAAACATTGATACTATTAGGGTGGCGCAAGATGTTACCATTGTTCATAAAGAAACTATGATTGGTGTAGCCCACGATGCAGGATTGGTGCAAGAGGTAAAAACAGCTTTCGACAAACTACAATTGCCATGCGGCATTCATCCGCTGCCAATGGGTGGAACCGATGCCGTTCCATTTTCGGCACAAGGTATTCCAGCCATATCTATTATTGGTTTAAATACTAAAAAACTTGACCCAACTTACCACACGCGTTTAGACACCGTTGCCATGCTGGAGCCACAAGCTTTAGAGAATGTGAAACAAGCGCTCATTGCCTATGTACAAAGTAGCGATGCCCGGCTACCAAACCAATAA
- a CDS encoding DUF3164 family protein, which yields MKNNVDLSTVTTEELEAILKQKKAQEIEAAAQKRAQYEQERDYLITMLGFQANEAWGVLRELKCEAMLRLKEFRSQMLEYGDLKGGEKNKGNFQIENEAFKISFSSQVKKTFDERSQTAEEHLKLFLNGFVKKRDQKLHKFIMGLLERNKKTGELDIDNINRLYSMETDFDDENWRKAIELFKESYNPTETSEYVRIYRKTESGGWDLINLNFSSL from the coding sequence ATGAAAAACAATGTAGATTTATCAACGGTTACAACCGAAGAGTTGGAAGCAATTTTAAAGCAAAAAAAAGCGCAAGAAATTGAAGCTGCCGCACAAAAAAGAGCGCAGTACGAGCAAGAAAGAGATTACTTAATTACTATGCTTGGCTTTCAGGCAAACGAGGCGTGGGGCGTACTTCGTGAACTCAAATGCGAAGCTATGCTTAGGCTTAAAGAGTTTCGCTCACAAATGCTTGAGTATGGCGATTTAAAAGGAGGCGAGAAAAACAAAGGAAACTTTCAAATCGAAAACGAAGCATTTAAAATTTCGTTTTCCAGCCAAGTTAAAAAAACGTTTGATGAGCGAAGCCAAACAGCCGAAGAGCATTTAAAGTTGTTTTTAAACGGCTTCGTAAAAAAGCGCGACCAAAAGCTGCATAAGTTCATTATGGGGCTGCTCGAAAGAAACAAGAAAACAGGCGAATTGGATATCGACAATATCAATCGTTTATACTCTATGGAAACCGATTTTGATGATGAAAATTGGCGCAAAGCAATAGAGCTATTTAAGGAAAGCTATAACCCCACAGAAACAAGCGAATACGTGCGTATTTACCGCAAAACAGAAAGTGGAGGTTGGGATTTAATTAACCTAAACTTTAGCAGCTTATGA